A portion of the Marinobacter alexandrii genome contains these proteins:
- the thrA gene encoding bifunctional aspartate kinase/homoserine dehydrogenase I, producing the protein MKVLKFGGTSLGSSESIRKAKNIIASSDSPMIVVVSATGSTTDDLQRVGHLACSGDLSYLSLLLTMEERHQKMYHDLVQKDESNEVTAVFDQLRQVCKGVYLLKELTDRSKDFILGAGELLSASVINSYLKEEGVASAFFDSREVIKTDDSFGNATVNLDRTKEILDELKNQFVDVNVFPGFVASTDTGLMTTLGRGGSDYTASILAGILKADVLEIWTDVDGIMTADPRLVKRSHTLNHVSYKEALELSHFGAKVIYFQSILPVFKEGIPVRVKNTFSPESEGTLISNEKGDPDLIKGIASTDDISVLSVSGNYLKESANFFARLFRVLADNNIQVVFTTYANAEYTVTLGLKSSEAKKALKVVQAEFRNVDESLQSSVMEEGYSLLALVGENMKNQVGVSGNMFNVLGKNGVSIKAIAQGSSERNISAILPKSDLSKALNVLHESFFLSEMKRINLFIIGTGNVGKAFLNQITKQFSYLKEHHHLNIKVIGIANSRKMIFQKDGIPFSKWEGLLPEGEKFSKEGFIKSMTDLNYRNSIFIDITASSAISELYQEILRKSISVVTPNKIAATRSYKDYLELKSSAKKYRSQFLIETNVCAGLPVLSTLNDLVRSGDQVIKLEAVLSGTLNFLFNEYDGSRSFAEVIRYAKELGYTEPDPRLDISGEDVMRKLLILIRESGYSMEMKELGSTSFLPESCLKSASLEEFYELVEKEEEYFRSLYKASVDNGTKLKFIASYENNKGSVSLREVSSSHPFYHLEGKDNVVLFYTNRYNEQPLVIKGAGAGAEVTASGIFADVLRIVQSD; encoded by the coding sequence ATGAAAGTATTAAAATTTGGAGGTACATCTCTTGGTTCTAGCGAGTCAATAAGAAAGGCGAAAAACATTATTGCATCAAGCGATTCTCCAATGATAGTTGTCGTTTCTGCAACAGGAAGTACTACAGATGATCTCCAACGTGTTGGGCATTTGGCTTGTAGTGGAGATCTGTCTTATTTAAGCCTATTGCTTACCATGGAAGAAAGGCATCAGAAAATGTACCATGACTTGGTGCAAAAAGATGAAAGCAATGAAGTAACAGCTGTTTTTGATCAGCTTAGGCAAGTTTGCAAAGGAGTTTACCTTCTCAAGGAGCTCACTGATAGAAGTAAGGATTTTATTCTTGGTGCGGGGGAACTACTTTCAGCTAGTGTAATAAATTCTTATCTGAAGGAGGAAGGAGTAGCTTCTGCTTTTTTTGATTCACGAGAAGTAATAAAGACAGACGATTCTTTTGGAAACGCAACGGTAAACCTTGATAGAACAAAAGAAATACTTGATGAATTGAAAAACCAATTTGTGGATGTAAATGTATTTCCTGGATTCGTTGCATCTACAGATACAGGTCTTATGACGACTCTTGGGAGGGGTGGGTCAGATTATACAGCTTCTATTTTGGCAGGTATTCTTAAAGCTGATGTGCTGGAGATATGGACAGATGTAGACGGTATCATGACAGCAGATCCAAGACTGGTAAAGAGATCGCATACGTTGAATCACGTTTCTTATAAGGAAGCGTTGGAATTGTCTCACTTTGGAGCAAAAGTGATCTATTTTCAAAGCATACTTCCTGTGTTCAAGGAAGGCATACCAGTTAGAGTTAAAAACACATTTTCTCCTGAATCTGAAGGAACACTCATATCCAATGAAAAAGGTGATCCCGATTTGATAAAAGGCATAGCCAGTACGGATGATATTTCGGTTTTATCTGTAAGTGGTAACTACTTAAAGGAAAGTGCAAACTTTTTTGCCAGACTTTTTAGAGTACTCGCAGACAACAACATACAAGTGGTTTTCACCACCTATGCAAATGCAGAATACACAGTAACCTTGGGACTTAAATCTTCAGAGGCAAAAAAAGCATTGAAGGTTGTACAAGCTGAGTTTCGAAATGTTGATGAATCACTTCAATCTTCCGTGATGGAAGAAGGGTATTCATTACTGGCATTGGTAGGAGAAAACATGAAGAATCAGGTAGGGGTGAGTGGAAATATGTTTAATGTATTGGGAAAAAATGGCGTAAGCATAAAGGCAATCGCACAGGGTTCTTCTGAGCGAAATATCTCAGCTATTCTTCCTAAATCTGATCTTAGTAAAGCATTAAATGTTTTACATGAGAGTTTTTTCCTTTCAGAAATGAAAAGAATCAATCTGTTTATTATTGGAACAGGGAATGTTGGTAAGGCATTCTTGAATCAGATCACTAAGCAGTTTTCTTACCTGAAAGAACATCATCATCTCAATATCAAAGTGATTGGCATAGCGAATTCACGGAAAATGATCTTTCAAAAAGATGGTATTCCATTTTCCAAGTGGGAGGGTCTTTTACCTGAAGGTGAAAAATTTTCTAAAGAGGGATTTATTAAGTCCATGACCGATCTAAATTATCGAAACAGTATTTTTATTGATATTACTGCTTCATCAGCCATTTCTGAATTGTATCAAGAAATACTAAGGAAGAGTATCTCGGTAGTGACTCCCAATAAGATTGCGGCTACAAGATCATACAAAGATTATCTGGAGCTCAAGTCTTCAGCAAAGAAATACAGAAGTCAGTTTTTGATAGAGACAAACGTATGTGCTGGACTCCCTGTGCTCTCTACTTTGAACGACCTTGTACGAAGTGGTGATCAGGTAATAAAGCTAGAAGCAGTCTTGTCTGGCACATTGAATTTCTTGTTTAATGAATACGATGGCAGCAGGTCTTTTGCTGAGGTGATTAGGTATGCAAAAGAATTAGGCTATACAGAACCAGATCCTAGGTTAGATATATCGGGCGAAGATGTAATGCGAAAACTGCTTATTCTGATTAGAGAAAGTGGGTATTCGATGGAAATGAAGGAATTAGGTTCAACTTCATTTCTTCCTGAGTCTTGTTTAAAAAGCGCGAGCTTAGAAGAGTTTTATGAGTTGGTAGAGAAAGAGGAAGAATACTTTAGATCGCTTTATAAAGCCTCAGTTGACAATGGGACAAAGTTGAAATTCATAGCTTCATATGAAAACAATAAAGGAAGTGTAAGTTTACGAGAAGTGTCATCCTCACATCCTTTCTATCACCTGGAAGGAAAAGACAATGTTGTACTTTTTTATACCAATCGCTACAATGAGCAGCCGTTGGTGATTAAAGGGGCAGGAGCAGGGGCTGAGGTGACGGCCTCCGGCATTTTTGCAGATGTATTACGAATTGTTCAGTCAGACTAA
- the thrC gene encoding threonine synthase has protein sequence MEFYSTKDRTNTASFREAVLNSLPGDTGLYFPTEIPKLQKEFLNTLGDKRLPDIALEVLKHFCKKDVPEDKLISILQDTFTFDIPLTQVGENTHCLELFHGPTMAFKDVGARFLARVMGFFKESENSETTILVATSGDTGGAVASGFYNQPGINVVILYPQSKVTALQEHQMTTLGGNIQAIKVNGDFDDCQALVKQAFLDKHLSSQMNLSSANSINIARWLPQSVYYYVPYINMGLEEQLVFSVPSGNYGNITSGILAKKMGLPIHRFIAASNANDVVPRYLIEGEYRPKETVPTISNAMDVSMPSNFTRLQTLYDNDIAAIRRDITGFSMDDEETKLAIKKCFERNEYIMDPHSAIGYQALQDSLKEGEKGVFLGTAHYCKFLPTMNDTLGTELSIPDVAQPLLEKEKIFIEMETNYEQFKEFLVS, from the coding sequence ATGGAATTTTATAGTACCAAGGATAGAACAAATACTGCTTCCTTCAGAGAAGCTGTTTTGAATAGTTTACCAGGAGATACTGGCTTGTATTTTCCTACAGAAATTCCGAAGCTTCAAAAAGAATTCTTGAACACTCTTGGGGATAAAAGATTGCCGGATATTGCATTAGAAGTGTTGAAGCATTTCTGTAAAAAGGATGTTCCAGAAGATAAGCTTATATCCATTTTACAAGATACGTTTACCTTCGATATTCCTTTGACTCAGGTAGGAGAGAATACGCATTGTCTTGAGTTATTTCATGGACCTACGATGGCTTTCAAAGATGTTGGTGCTCGGTTTCTTGCCAGGGTAATGGGCTTTTTTAAGGAGTCAGAGAATAGTGAAACAACCATTCTCGTTGCAACCTCAGGAGATACAGGAGGAGCAGTAGCTTCCGGATTCTACAATCAGCCCGGAATCAATGTCGTGATTCTATATCCACAAAGTAAAGTGACAGCACTGCAAGAGCATCAGATGACTACTTTGGGAGGAAACATTCAAGCAATAAAGGTAAATGGAGATTTTGATGACTGTCAGGCATTGGTGAAGCAAGCGTTTCTAGATAAGCATTTAAGTAGTCAAATGAATTTATCTTCTGCTAACTCCATTAATATAGCTCGGTGGCTTCCACAGTCGGTTTACTATTATGTTCCGTATATAAATATGGGGTTAGAGGAGCAGTTAGTCTTCAGTGTACCTAGTGGAAATTATGGAAACATTACGTCAGGAATTTTAGCCAAGAAAATGGGGCTCCCTATTCACCGGTTTATTGCCGCTTCCAATGCTAATGATGTTGTTCCTAGGTACCTTATAGAGGGAGAGTATCGACCCAAAGAAACAGTTCCAACCATTTCTAATGCAATGGATGTAAGTATGCCTAGCAATTTTACCAGACTACAAACATTGTATGATAATGATATTGCCGCTATTCGAAGGGATATTACAGGTTTTAGTATGGACGATGAGGAAACAAAGCTTGCAATAAAGAAATGCTTTGAGAGAAATGAATACATCATGGATCCTCATAGTGCTATAGGCTATCAGGCACTTCAAGACTCACTGAAGGAAGGAGAAAAGGGGGTTTTCTTGGGGACAGCTCATTATTGTAAGTTTCTCCCAACGATGAATGATACATTGGGAACTGAGCTGTCCATTCCAGATGTTGCACAACCACTCCTTGAGAAGGAGAAGATATTCATTGAGATGGAAACTAATTATGAGCAGTTTAAAGAGTTTCTGGTGAGTTGA
- a CDS encoding sodium:solute symporter family protein encodes MTYLIVTIGYILLLACIIIYKSRSVKSEEDFVVAGRNVPVYLLVGTLVTTWIGSGSLFGTAGLTFQVGFSELWFSLGAWIGILAVYFIAARVRRISQYTLTDILEKRYSPIARLLGTITIIVAYLIIAGYQFKGGGKFLSILTEGGITEGQGTLITFLIIIAFTALAGMVSIVSIDIFNGIIMIAAIILAVPFAINGFGGWDNVVNTINEVSPDHLSITEGHEPMWYIGIMLPTLILLLSESSVYQKFSSAKDAKSAKKAVMGMFIGVVGIEFLMCLLAVVGFAIYAHDPRFFAADGSIIAEKSEEIILLIGFEQLPTFVGSLLFAGGAAIILSTGNTFLMVTSTNFSRDIMEKYFIKNPTEKTKLIIQRSAIVILGFVAYLIMTQFEEILSMAFISYTMIGAALAPSLLATFFWKRVTKQGGIASILSGMLSVVIIEVFTRSTAENPIDLGWFSFIYDSKMIAIPALITSLLALIIVSLLTKPTPKEIVDPFFEKE; translated from the coding sequence ATGACCTACCTCATTGTAACCATTGGCTACATCCTCTTACTAGCATGTATTATTATTTACAAAAGCCGCTCTGTAAAAAGTGAAGAAGACTTTGTTGTAGCAGGTAGGAATGTTCCTGTATATCTACTCGTGGGAACACTCGTTACCACATGGATAGGATCTGGTAGCTTGTTTGGAACTGCTGGTCTTACATTTCAAGTTGGCTTCTCGGAATTATGGTTCTCACTTGGTGCTTGGATAGGTATTTTAGCGGTCTATTTTATAGCAGCACGTGTCAGGAGAATTTCGCAATATACCCTCACTGACATCTTGGAAAAGCGATACTCACCTATCGCAAGACTTCTGGGTACTATTACCATCATAGTGGCCTACTTGATTATCGCTGGATATCAATTCAAAGGCGGAGGGAAATTTCTATCTATATTAACTGAAGGTGGGATTACTGAAGGTCAAGGAACATTGATCACTTTTCTAATCATTATTGCATTTACAGCACTAGCAGGAATGGTATCTATCGTTTCAATAGATATTTTTAATGGTATCATCATGATAGCAGCCATTATTCTTGCTGTACCATTTGCCATCAATGGTTTTGGTGGATGGGATAATGTGGTAAACACCATTAACGAAGTAAGTCCAGACCATTTATCCATCACCGAAGGACACGAACCAATGTGGTATATAGGCATCATGCTGCCAACATTGATTCTTTTGCTAAGTGAAAGTAGTGTTTACCAAAAATTTTCATCCGCAAAGGATGCCAAGTCAGCTAAGAAAGCGGTGATGGGAATGTTTATAGGTGTTGTAGGTATTGAATTTCTAATGTGCCTATTAGCTGTTGTCGGTTTTGCTATCTACGCACACGATCCTCGTTTCTTTGCGGCAGATGGCTCTATAATTGCAGAAAAGTCAGAAGAGATTATTTTACTAATCGGTTTTGAACAGCTACCAACTTTTGTTGGATCATTACTATTTGCCGGTGGTGCAGCAATCATTCTCTCTACAGGCAACACCTTTTTGATGGTTACATCTACGAACTTCTCACGAGATATTATGGAAAAGTACTTCATTAAAAACCCCACAGAAAAAACGAAACTGATTATTCAAAGAAGTGCGATCGTCATTCTTGGGTTTGTAGCGTACTTGATCATGACTCAATTTGAAGAAATATTATCAATGGCCTTTATCTCTTACACTATGATTGGAGCTGCATTGGCACCCTCCCTTTTAGCAACATTCTTTTGGAAGAGAGTTACCAAACAAGGAGGTATTGCTTCTATCCTCTCAGGAATGCTTTCTGTCGTTATTATTGAAGTTTTCACACGTTCAACGGCCGAAAACCCGATAGACCTTGGATGGTTTTCATTTATCTACGATTCTAAAATGATTGCCATACCTGCTCTAATTACTTCATTACTGGCCCTGATCATAGTCAGCCTGCTTACTAAGCCTACTCCAAAAGAAATAGTCGATCCTTTTTTCGAGAAAGAGTGA
- the pckA gene encoding phosphoenolpyruvate carboxykinase (ATP) — protein MQEYGVKSTKSDLSNLGIKVKEAHWNLSQSELIEETLKSGEGVLTSTGALMCDTGKFTGRSPKDRFVVEDAKTKDSVWWGNINIPFSEENFDKLFQKMTKFVEDKKVYVREAYAGADKTHRLRVRVINTMAWHNLFAYNMFLRPDAYKLKDFDPNFTILCVPEFQANPEEDGTRQSNFAIINFTKRMILIGGTAYSGEMKKGIFSVLNYILPHDESVLSMHCSANMGIEEKDTAIFFGLSGTGKTTLSADPNRLLIGDDEHGWTEKNVFNFEGGCYAKVIDLTEEKEPDIYKAIQYGAILENTRFKEGTREVDYENASVTENTRASYPIHHIRNAMEPSIGGIPKNIFFLTCDAFGVIPPIQRLSKGQAMYHFISGYTSKVAGTEAGVTEPEPVFSACFGAPFLPLHPTKYAEMLGEKMDKHEVNVWLINTGWTGGPYGVGNRISLKYTRAMITAALNGQLDNVGYRTHSIFGAEIPMTCPGVPSEILSPRETWKDDEAFYQKANDLASRFVDNFKKFEEYANDDIMNGAPKQNTNH, from the coding sequence ATGCAAGAATACGGCGTAAAATCAACAAAAAGCGACCTTTCTAATTTAGGAATCAAAGTAAAAGAAGCTCACTGGAATTTAAGTCAATCGGAACTTATAGAGGAGACACTTAAATCTGGTGAAGGTGTACTTACTTCTACAGGTGCTCTAATGTGTGATACTGGAAAGTTCACAGGGAGATCCCCAAAAGACAGGTTTGTCGTAGAAGACGCCAAAACCAAAGATTCTGTTTGGTGGGGTAACATTAATATTCCATTCTCAGAGGAGAACTTTGATAAGCTTTTCCAAAAAATGACAAAGTTCGTCGAGGATAAAAAAGTTTACGTGCGCGAAGCTTATGCTGGAGCGGATAAAACACATCGTCTTAGGGTGAGAGTCATTAATACAATGGCTTGGCATAATCTTTTTGCTTACAATATGTTTCTACGTCCTGATGCGTATAAGCTAAAAGATTTTGATCCAAACTTTACCATTCTATGTGTACCGGAATTTCAGGCCAATCCTGAAGAAGATGGAACAAGACAATCAAACTTCGCGATAATCAATTTCACCAAACGGATGATCCTTATAGGAGGCACAGCATATTCTGGTGAAATGAAAAAAGGTATTTTTTCCGTACTTAACTACATTCTTCCTCATGACGAAAGTGTTTTAAGTATGCATTGTTCTGCGAATATGGGTATCGAAGAAAAAGATACAGCGATATTCTTTGGTCTTTCAGGGACAGGGAAAACAACTCTCTCTGCTGACCCCAATAGATTATTGATTGGAGATGATGAGCATGGATGGACGGAGAAAAACGTATTCAACTTTGAAGGAGGATGCTATGCGAAAGTGATAGATCTAACGGAAGAGAAAGAGCCAGACATCTATAAGGCTATTCAGTATGGGGCAATACTCGAAAATACTAGATTCAAAGAGGGTACTCGAGAAGTGGACTATGAAAATGCAAGTGTAACTGAGAACACCAGAGCCTCCTATCCCATCCACCATATTAGGAATGCAATGGAACCATCTATTGGTGGTATTCCAAAAAATATTTTCTTCCTAACATGTGATGCTTTTGGCGTAATTCCTCCAATTCAACGCTTATCTAAAGGCCAAGCTATGTATCACTTCATTTCCGGATATACTTCAAAAGTTGCTGGAACAGAAGCTGGGGTAACAGAGCCAGAGCCTGTATTTTCAGCCTGTTTCGGAGCTCCGTTTCTTCCGCTTCACCCTACAAAATATGCAGAAATGCTGGGTGAAAAGATGGATAAGCATGAGGTAAATGTTTGGCTTATTAATACTGGCTGGACAGGTGGTCCATACGGAGTAGGCAATAGAATAAGCCTTAAATACACTCGAGCAATGATTACAGCTGCTTTGAATGGACAGCTTGATAATGTTGGTTACCGCACCCACTCTATCTTTGGTGCCGAAATACCAATGACATGCCCAGGTGTACCAAGTGAGATTTTAAGCCCTAGAGAAACTTGGAAAGATGATGAAGCTTTCTATCAGAAAGCGAATGATCTGGCTTCTCGCTTTGTAGACAATTTCAAAAAATTTGAAGAATATGCTAATGATGATATCATGAACGGTGCTCCTAAGCAAAATACCAATCATTAA
- a CDS encoding RidA family protein — protein MVNLKQKNIDIIKINLIKNIRLVCIFSIVFIINSCKTDSSLEQEEKVEYEKTSIVKEKWHWDNPAKQSESAGYAQVVKVGNTIYVSGVPTSDLSLDGITRLYQTLEECLKSFGATPKDVVKETLYTTDIETMKKYNDARKEFYQGDYPAASWVQVSRLYEPSAKLEVDLIAEITDGD, from the coding sequence ATGGTAAACTTGAAACAAAAAAATATTGACATCATAAAAATCAATTTGATTAAGAACATACGGCTAGTTTGTATTTTTTCAATTGTATTTATCATCAATAGTTGCAAAACGGATAGCAGCCTAGAACAGGAAGAGAAAGTCGAATACGAAAAGACATCAATTGTCAAAGAAAAATGGCATTGGGACAACCCTGCTAAACAAAGCGAAAGCGCAGGATATGCACAGGTTGTGAAGGTTGGCAATACCATATATGTATCAGGAGTTCCGACAAGTGACTTAAGTCTAGATGGTATCACGAGGCTTTATCAAACATTAGAAGAATGTTTGAAGTCGTTTGGAGCCACTCCTAAAGATGTAGTGAAAGAAACCCTCTATACTACGGACATAGAAACAATGAAAAAATACAATGATGCAAGAAAAGAGTTTTATCAAGGCGACTATCCTGCTGCTAGTTGGGTGCAGGTGAGTAGATTGTATGAACCCAGCGCAAAGTTAGAAGTCGATTTGATTGCAGAAATCACAGACGGTGATTGA
- a CDS encoding Spy/CpxP family protein refolding chaperone gives MKKITLTLSLMILVMLAWSQGPKEGGHRPERPSAEEMIKRATRELSLTDEQAQQWTEIHEKYESDMKSQSKTRATKEAMRKELTVNRELDNNQP, from the coding sequence ATGAAAAAAATTACTTTAACACTCTCATTGATGATTTTAGTTATGCTTGCTTGGTCACAAGGGCCTAAAGAGGGAGGTCATAGACCAGAAAGACCCTCTGCTGAGGAAATGATAAAACGTGCTACCAGAGAGCTCAGTTTAACAGATGAACAAGCTCAACAATGGACTGAGATACATGAAAAATATGAATCAGATATGAAGAGTCAGTCCAAAACACGAGCGACGAAGGAAGCAATGAGAAAGGAATTAACAGTAAATCGAGAGCTAGACAATAATCAACCTTAA
- a CDS encoding SCO family protein — MTKYIFILLALTAIDCSSPGRETSRVGQLPYYNEATFTPKWFASSKEVPEDFHQIPSFSLINQLGDTLTQKDVDGKIFVTDFFFTTCPGICPKMTSNMLMVQKAFLEDEAIIILSHSVTPGYDSVAILRDYADMKGVVDGKWHLLTGDRNEIYDLGRNQYFVEEDLGLEKEPEDFIHTENFILIDHERRIRGIYNGLNKAAINQLIADIKTLKNSNSL, encoded by the coding sequence ATGACTAAATACATATTCATCCTTCTTGCTCTTACCGCAATAGATTGTAGCTCACCTGGCAGGGAAACCAGTCGAGTGGGTCAATTGCCCTATTACAATGAGGCCACATTTACGCCAAAGTGGTTTGCTTCATCAAAGGAAGTTCCGGAGGATTTTCATCAAATCCCATCGTTTTCTTTGATCAATCAACTAGGAGATACATTGACACAAAAAGACGTAGATGGAAAAATATTTGTAACTGATTTTTTCTTCACTACCTGTCCAGGTATCTGTCCAAAAATGACCTCTAACATGCTAATGGTCCAGAAAGCTTTTTTGGAAGATGAGGCTATCATTATTCTCTCACATTCGGTGACACCTGGGTATGACAGTGTGGCTATACTCAGGGACTATGCGGACATGAAGGGTGTAGTAGACGGAAAATGGCATTTACTCACGGGGGATCGCAATGAAATCTATGACTTAGGTAGAAATCAATACTTTGTGGAAGAAGATCTGGGTTTAGAAAAAGAACCTGAAGATTTTATACATACTGAAAATTTCATTCTGATTGATCATGAAAGACGTATTCGTGGCATTTATAATGGACTTAACAAAGCGGCAATCAATCAATTGATTGCCGACATCAAAACTTTAAAAAATTCAAATTCACTTTAA
- a CDS encoding DUF4199 domain-containing protein, whose amino-acid sequence MIKFKAPIIYGFVVAFSGSALMLTLIWLKLLGPKAISLDNEMVGGTILFLMLYLFLLFGIYFAIRKRKELNSQIISYKEALLQGLVLSLSTAAFSIVFTYVFYELLYPDYVSETLNATKMKMQEANVSAEKLEIKLLEKKKYYSTSVQSFYSFVGNLITGLAFTLLLSFFLKSNKK is encoded by the coding sequence ATGATAAAATTCAAAGCACCTATCATTTACGGATTCGTAGTTGCATTTTCAGGAAGTGCATTAATGCTCACACTCATTTGGCTAAAACTGCTTGGCCCTAAGGCTATTTCATTAGATAATGAAATGGTTGGAGGTACAATTCTGTTTTTAATGCTTTATCTCTTTTTACTGTTTGGTATTTATTTCGCTATCAGAAAGAGGAAAGAACTGAATAGTCAAATCATATCATACAAAGAAGCACTTTTACAAGGGCTTGTTTTAAGCTTATCAACAGCTGCGTTTAGTATCGTATTTACCTATGTGTTTTATGAATTGCTTTATCCCGACTATGTTTCTGAGACGCTTAACGCCACGAAAATGAAAATGCAAGAAGCAAATGTTTCAGCAGAAAAACTGGAAATAAAACTACTAGAGAAGAAAAAATATTACAGCACTTCTGTGCAAAGTTTTTACTCCTTCGTAGGTAATCTTATTACTGGCTTAGCTTTCACACTACTTTTAAGTTTCTTTTTAAAATCGAATAAGAAATGA
- a CDS encoding homoserine kinase, with protein sequence MEKIKVFAPASVANLGCGYDTIGFAVESIGEELTLTKRNDSKLVIDEILGADLSKDPDQNVATIAIKALLSQLASDQGFDISIQKFFKPGSGLGSSASSASGAVFAANELLGNPFSRNELLPFALEGEAFASKCYHADNVAPSLLGGFQVVRSYEPLDLFQISTDIELKVLIIFPHVQIKTAESKKMLPSEVSVSLARNQWGNVAALIHALHDKDYSLLKRSIEDFIAEPVRSQFIPFYDDVKQIVDEAGSVGFNISGSGPSMFALFRDDGGVETAIDKIENLYLNSDFDFSLYRTSIDLQGCRII encoded by the coding sequence ATGGAAAAGATAAAAGTCTTTGCTCCGGCATCAGTAGCTAATTTAGGATGCGGATACGATACCATTGGATTTGCTGTCGAGTCCATTGGAGAAGAGTTGACGCTTACAAAAAGAAATGATTCTAAATTGGTGATTGACGAAATCTTAGGCGCGGATTTGAGTAAAGACCCAGATCAGAATGTAGCAACAATTGCGATAAAAGCATTACTCTCCCAATTAGCTTCTGATCAAGGATTTGATATTTCAATTCAAAAATTTTTTAAACCAGGGAGTGGTTTAGGGTCGAGTGCAAGCAGTGCTTCAGGCGCTGTGTTTGCCGCTAATGAATTACTTGGAAATCCTTTTTCGAGAAACGAACTCCTGCCGTTTGCTTTGGAAGGAGAGGCATTTGCCTCAAAATGCTATCATGCGGATAATGTTGCCCCCTCTCTATTGGGTGGATTTCAGGTGGTCAGGAGCTATGAACCATTGGATCTTTTTCAGATAAGCACTGACATTGAGTTAAAAGTGCTTATCATTTTTCCTCACGTGCAGATAAAAACAGCAGAGTCAAAGAAGATGCTACCATCAGAAGTTTCGGTTTCGTTAGCCAGGAATCAATGGGGCAATGTTGCAGCCTTGATCCATGCTTTACATGATAAAGATTATTCATTGTTGAAGAGATCGATAGAAGACTTTATTGCAGAGCCAGTTAGAAGCCAGTTCATTCCATTTTATGATGATGTAAAGCAAATTGTTGATGAAGCTGGCTCGGTCGGTTTTAATATCTCAGGGTCAGGCCCTAGTATGTTTGCTTTGTTTAGGGATGATGGTGGAGTTGAAACGGCTATAGATAAGATTGAAAATTTATATCTCAATAGTGATTTCGATTTCAGCTTGTATCGTACGAGTATTGACCTTCAAGGATGTAGAATAATATAA
- a CDS encoding helix-turn-helix transcriptional regulator, whose amino-acid sequence MTDIIKKNRVLAILTILVVLGVLIFNIFHYSSSFGIVEINNINSLFLVPFITLVCWLGMTLGTNKKNEDFEIAYHNQISEREKQVIELVSLGKRNQQIADELFVDISTVKTHINNIYKKTGIKNRRELGFLSNKVLEK is encoded by the coding sequence ATGACAGACATAATTAAGAAAAATAGAGTCTTAGCCATATTGACAATACTTGTCGTATTAGGTGTGTTGATTTTTAATATTTTCCACTATTCTTCGAGCTTTGGAATCGTAGAAATCAATAATATAAACTCACTATTTTTAGTTCCATTTATAACTTTAGTCTGCTGGCTTGGAATGACACTTGGAACAAATAAGAAAAATGAAGACTTTGAAATAGCATACCATAATCAAATTTCAGAGCGAGAGAAACAAGTCATTGAGCTAGTTTCCTTGGGTAAAAGGAACCAACAAATTGCAGACGAGTTGTTCGTTGACATTTCTACTGTCAAAACACATATCAACAACATTTATAAAAAAACAGGAATTAAGAATAGGAGAGAACTTGGTTTTTTGAGTAATAAGGTTTTAGAAAAGTAG